In one Nocardioides luteus genomic region, the following are encoded:
- a CDS encoding long-chain fatty acid--CoA ligase codes for MQGLIQDAPLTIDTIIRRAERVFPTREIVTKTATGLERSTFKDLAVEVRKQAGVLDRLGISEDGRVASFAWNTLRHLALYYSVPCTGRVLHTGNIRYFPEQLVYTFNHAEDEAVFIDRSLLGLLAPLLPQLTTLKHVVVMDDGAPTPLPDDPRVVSYEELMADAEEAVIDGRVTDERAAAGICYTSGTTGNPKGVVYTHRSQYLHALASLSGTLFGTNDRDRVLPVVPFFHANGWGFAHSSLLAGANLILPGPDLSPAGIIKLLEAEKVTIAAGVPTIWMGMVPLLKDADLSSLRVVICGGSAVPKSLSEAWREAIGLPITQAWGMTEMSPLGSVFNERAEIADLSEEEKADFRTSPGIPAVGVELRIVEPGTTDELPWDGETTGELECRGPWIASGYYKVDAAGSFSPDGWLRTGDIAAIEPLGYVRIVDRTKDLVKSGGEWISTVAIENLIMGHPSIAEAAVVAVPHPKWGERPLAFAVVKEGESVTKEELLGYLADNLGKWQVPDDVVFIDEVPKTSVGKFSKKTLREEYADYKLPTA; via the coding sequence ATGCAAGGACTGATCCAGGACGCACCGCTGACCATCGACACGATCATCCGGCGCGCCGAGCGCGTCTTCCCGACGCGGGAGATCGTCACCAAGACCGCGACCGGTCTGGAACGCAGCACGTTCAAGGACCTGGCCGTGGAGGTACGCAAGCAGGCCGGTGTCCTCGACCGGCTCGGCATCTCCGAGGACGGCCGGGTGGCGAGCTTCGCGTGGAACACCCTGCGCCACCTGGCGCTCTACTACTCCGTCCCCTGCACCGGCCGGGTGCTGCACACCGGCAACATCCGCTACTTCCCCGAGCAGCTCGTCTACACGTTCAACCACGCCGAGGACGAGGCCGTCTTCATCGACCGCTCGCTGCTCGGCCTGCTGGCGCCGCTGCTCCCGCAGCTGACCACCCTCAAGCACGTCGTCGTGATGGACGACGGGGCGCCGACGCCGCTCCCGGACGACCCGCGGGTCGTCTCCTACGAGGAGCTGATGGCCGACGCCGAGGAGGCGGTGATCGACGGACGGGTCACCGACGAGCGCGCCGCCGCCGGGATCTGCTACACCTCCGGCACGACGGGCAACCCGAAGGGCGTCGTCTACACCCACCGCTCGCAGTACCTGCACGCGCTGGCCTCCCTGTCCGGCACCCTCTTCGGCACCAACGACCGTGACCGCGTGCTGCCGGTGGTGCCGTTCTTCCACGCCAACGGCTGGGGCTTCGCCCACTCCTCGCTGCTGGCCGGCGCCAACCTGATCCTGCCCGGCCCCGACCTCTCGCCCGCCGGCATCATCAAGCTCCTCGAGGCCGAGAAGGTCACGATCGCGGCCGGCGTACCGACGATCTGGATGGGCATGGTCCCGCTCCTCAAGGACGCCGACCTCTCCTCGCTGCGGGTCGTCATCTGCGGCGGCTCCGCGGTGCCGAAGTCCCTCTCAGAAGCCTGGCGCGAGGCGATCGGGCTGCCGATCACCCAGGCCTGGGGCATGACCGAGATGTCGCCGCTCGGCAGCGTCTTCAACGAGCGCGCCGAGATCGCCGACCTCTCCGAGGAGGAGAAGGCCGACTTCCGTACGTCGCCGGGCATCCCGGCCGTCGGCGTCGAGCTCCGCATCGTGGAGCCCGGCACCACCGACGAGCTCCCGTGGGACGGCGAGACCACTGGCGAGCTCGAGTGCCGCGGGCCGTGGATCGCGTCGGGCTACTACAAGGTCGACGCGGCCGGCTCGTTCTCGCCCGACGGCTGGCTGCGCACCGGTGACATCGCCGCGATCGAGCCGCTGGGCTACGTACGCATCGTCGACCGCACCAAGGACCTGGTGAAGTCCGGTGGCGAGTGGATCTCGACCGTCGCGATCGAGAATCTCATCATGGGCCACCCGAGCATCGCCGAGGCCGCGGTCGTCGCCGTGCCGCACCCGAAGTGGGGCGAGCGGCCGCTGGCGTTCGCGGTGGTGAAGGAGGGTGAGTCGGTGACCAAGGAGGAGCTGCTCGGCTACCTCGCCGACAACCTGGGCAAGTGGCAGGTGCCCGACGACGTGGTCTTCATCGACGAGGTGCCCAAGACCTCGGTCGGGAAGTTCTCCAAGAAGACCCTGCGCGAGGAGTACGCCGACTACAAGCTGCCCACGGCCTAG
- a CDS encoding AfsR/SARP family transcriptional regulator yields the protein MRVRVLGAVELICDDGTVQKLSRTRRTLLALLVAARGAPVSSDLLVEELWRGSPPATGVNLLHQRIRDLRRALGEHRHHLERRANGYALVGADVDQVRFEELVEQGCASADAGDHERASMLFDAALGLWTGGAYGGVGESQMIATEAARLDELRLVAVESRAAADLALGRQAAVVGDLGPFVQDNPLRERLWLLLMTALWHSGRTAEALDAYQRLFRLLRDELGVEPSKDVRDLHMRILDGDDPEPTPEPAHEQIVPRQLPPVVAAFAGREDHLTMLDELAAEDEGRAVVISAIAGTAGIGKTTLALYWAHRSAHHFPDGQVFVNLRGFDPRDALDPLDALGVVLEAFGVERSRQPQDIDGRAGLLRSRLADKRVLLVLDNARDSEQVRSLLPGSPGCVTLVTSRNRLSGLVAEAGAKPMELGLLDDVEAYELLAGRLGEDRLLAEPEAVERIIELCASLPLTLSVVAARAATRPAYALADLADELGESRLDGFGGGRGDLRATFSWSVRHLSDPAARLFRLIGLHPGPTLTVLAAASLAGVPRVRARRLLDELTEANLLTEVAPGRFVLHDLLREYAADLASHEPDDVRREAELRMIDHYVFSARSVHSAYDPHQSHIDPTEPIRDGVAVEVVGDSAEALVWIATQLPVMSRVIDAAVARSIALDRIVLLVAALERLLDLQGRWIELAALAEAALPGIRRSVSQGGDPAGLGVLHRAAGAACGRLGRVEDALDHLGRALDLAMESADLAAEGKTLHRLATVATASGDHAGAAAYAARAAEVFARAGDPIRAAWTTGRLGLYEALDGDYASGLRHCKAALAGLRRVAPGNRSEGNVVATIGWIHQQLGSFDEAAGHFEEAVTKLRAAGDLPGLADALGHLAETRTALGKHEDARCARVECDSILAQLG from the coding sequence GTGCGGGTCCGGGTCCTTGGCGCCGTCGAGCTGATCTGTGACGACGGCACGGTGCAGAAGCTGTCGCGTACGCGGCGGACGCTGCTCGCCCTGCTGGTGGCCGCGCGTGGAGCGCCGGTCTCCTCCGACCTGCTGGTCGAGGAGCTGTGGAGAGGTTCACCCCCGGCGACGGGGGTGAACCTCCTGCACCAGCGCATCCGTGACCTGCGCCGAGCGCTCGGCGAGCACCGCCACCACCTGGAGCGCCGTGCGAACGGCTATGCGCTGGTCGGCGCGGACGTCGACCAGGTCCGCTTCGAGGAGCTGGTCGAGCAGGGCTGTGCCTCCGCCGATGCCGGGGACCACGAGCGGGCCAGCATGCTCTTCGATGCTGCGCTGGGGTTGTGGACCGGGGGTGCGTACGGCGGGGTCGGCGAGTCCCAGATGATCGCGACCGAGGCCGCCCGGCTCGACGAGCTGCGCCTGGTCGCCGTCGAGTCGCGCGCCGCCGCCGATCTGGCGCTCGGCCGGCAGGCCGCGGTGGTGGGCGACCTGGGGCCGTTCGTCCAGGACAACCCGCTGCGCGAGCGCCTGTGGCTGCTGCTGATGACCGCGCTGTGGCACTCGGGTCGCACCGCCGAGGCCCTCGACGCCTACCAGCGCCTCTTCCGGCTCCTGCGCGACGAGCTCGGGGTCGAGCCGTCCAAGGACGTACGCGACCTGCACATGCGGATCCTCGACGGCGACGATCCCGAGCCCACCCCCGAACCGGCTCACGAGCAGATCGTGCCGCGCCAGCTGCCGCCGGTCGTCGCCGCCTTCGCCGGCCGCGAGGACCATCTGACGATGCTCGACGAGCTGGCCGCCGAGGACGAGGGCAGGGCCGTCGTGATCTCGGCGATCGCCGGCACGGCGGGGATCGGCAAGACGACCCTGGCGCTCTACTGGGCCCATCGCAGCGCCCACCACTTCCCGGACGGGCAGGTGTTCGTGAACCTGCGCGGCTTCGACCCGCGCGACGCGCTCGACCCGTTGGATGCGCTCGGGGTGGTGCTCGAGGCGTTCGGGGTCGAACGATCCCGCCAGCCCCAGGACATCGACGGCCGGGCCGGGCTGCTGCGCAGCAGGCTGGCCGACAAGAGGGTGCTGCTCGTCCTCGACAACGCCCGCGACAGCGAGCAGGTCCGCAGCCTGCTTCCCGGGAGCCCCGGCTGCGTGACCCTGGTGACCAGCCGCAACAGGCTCTCCGGCCTGGTCGCGGAGGCCGGCGCGAAGCCGATGGAGCTGGGGCTGCTCGACGACGTCGAGGCCTACGAGCTGCTGGCCGGGCGCCTCGGCGAGGACCGTCTCCTGGCCGAGCCGGAGGCGGTGGAGCGGATCATCGAGCTGTGCGCCTCGCTGCCGCTGACGCTGTCGGTCGTGGCTGCCCGCGCGGCCACCCGGCCGGCGTATGCCCTGGCCGACCTCGCCGACGAGCTCGGTGAGTCCCGTCTGGACGGGTTCGGCGGAGGACGCGGCGATCTCCGGGCGACCTTCTCGTGGTCCGTACGGCACCTGTCCGACCCGGCCGCGCGGCTCTTCCGGCTGATCGGTCTGCACCCGGGGCCGACGCTCACGGTCCTGGCCGCGGCCAGCCTGGCCGGGGTCCCGCGCGTGCGGGCCCGCCGCCTGCTCGACGAGCTCACCGAGGCCAATCTGCTGACCGAGGTGGCACCGGGCCGGTTCGTGCTGCACGACCTGCTCCGGGAGTACGCCGCCGACCTCGCGAGCCACGAGCCCGACGACGTCCGTCGTGAGGCCGAGCTGCGGATGATCGACCACTACGTGTTCAGCGCGCGGTCCGTGCACAGCGCCTACGACCCCCACCAGAGCCACATCGATCCCACCGAGCCGATCCGCGACGGGGTGGCCGTCGAGGTCGTCGGAGACAGTGCCGAGGCGCTGGTCTGGATCGCCACCCAGCTGCCGGTGATGTCACGCGTGATCGACGCGGCCGTCGCCAGGAGCATCGCGCTCGACCGGATCGTCCTGCTCGTCGCGGCCCTCGAGCGCCTGCTCGACCTCCAGGGACGCTGGATCGAGCTCGCCGCGCTGGCCGAGGCCGCGCTGCCAGGGATCCGCCGCAGCGTCTCGCAGGGTGGCGACCCGGCCGGGCTCGGCGTCCTGCACCGTGCCGCCGGGGCCGCCTGTGGGCGGCTCGGGCGGGTCGAGGACGCCCTCGACCACCTCGGCCGCGCCCTCGACCTGGCGATGGAGTCGGCCGACCTGGCGGCGGAGGGTAAGACCCTGCACCGGCTGGCCACCGTGGCCACGGCCTCCGGCGATCATGCCGGGGCTGCTGCGTACGCGGCTCGGGCGGCGGAGGTCTTCGCCCGGGCGGGCGACCCCATCCGTGCGGCCTGGACGACCGGGCGGCTGGGTCTCTACGAGGCCCTCGACGGCGATTACGCGTCGGGGCTCCGACACTGCAAGGCGGCGCTCGCCGGGCTGCGCCGGGTGGCGCCCGGCAACCGCAGCGAGGGCAACGTCGTCGCCACGATCGGCTGGATCCACCAGCAGCTCGGCTCGTTCGACGAGGCGGCCGGCCACTTCGAGGAGGCCGTGACCAAGCTGCGTGCCGCCGGCGACCTACCCGGACTGGCCGACGCCCTCGGCCACCTGGCCGAGACCCGCACGGCCCTGGGCAAGCACGAGGACGCCCGCTGCGCGAGGGTCGAGTGCGACTCGATCCTCGCGCAGCTGGGCTGA
- a CDS encoding MmcQ/YjbR family DNA-binding protein — protein MAERPAVPEAMVARLREILAAFPKCLEDDAWVGVRWRVGQATVAHVFGGEDQLFRIVFRAELDEVIAFEHLGHPYFKAGWGGNVVGMIVDDDTDWDEIAELLTDSYCIQAPAKLAALVERPAVGTE, from the coding sequence ATGGCTGAGCGTCCTGCGGTTCCCGAGGCGATGGTGGCGCGGCTGAGGGAGATCCTCGCCGCGTTCCCGAAGTGTCTTGAGGACGACGCCTGGGTCGGCGTGCGCTGGCGGGTCGGCCAGGCGACGGTCGCGCACGTCTTCGGCGGCGAGGACCAGCTCTTCCGGATCGTGTTCCGGGCCGAGCTCGACGAGGTGATCGCCTTCGAACATCTCGGCCACCCCTACTTCAAGGCCGGCTGGGGCGGCAACGTGGTCGGGATGATCGTCGACGACGACACCGACTGGGACGAGATCGCCGAGCTCCTCACCGACTCCTACTGCATCCAGGCTCCGGCGAAGCTGGCTGCTCTCGTCGAGCGTCCGGCCGTGGGGACGGAGTAG
- a CDS encoding MarR family winged helix-turn-helix transcriptional regulator, translating into MKKQTIGYVVWRLAMHLRVSMDRALAPLGLTHAQYSLIASLHGLRSSEAPTQKQLADITGLEPMYVSKLARQLETKGWVERVRDTKDTRAVRLAITPAGTEVTREAIAVTGRLLDQLTAPIGGRDSRQAAEAQAALEAMLAAPIDTDPTPGD; encoded by the coding sequence ATGAAGAAGCAGACGATCGGATACGTCGTGTGGCGCCTCGCCATGCATCTGCGGGTGTCGATGGACCGAGCTCTCGCGCCGCTGGGCCTCACCCACGCGCAGTACTCGCTGATCGCCTCCCTCCACGGCCTCCGCTCCTCGGAGGCTCCCACCCAGAAGCAGCTGGCCGACATCACCGGCCTGGAGCCGATGTACGTCTCCAAGCTCGCCCGCCAGCTCGAGACCAAGGGCTGGGTCGAGCGCGTCCGGGACACGAAGGACACCCGGGCCGTACGCCTCGCCATCACGCCCGCGGGCACCGAGGTCACCCGCGAGGCGATCGCGGTGACCGGCCGGCTGCTCGACCAGCTCACCGCACCCATCGGCGGCCGCGACAGCCGTCAGGCAGCCGAGGCGCAGGCCGCGCTCGAGGCGATGCTCGCCGCACCCATCGACACCGATCCCACACCTGGAGATTGA
- a CDS encoding MarR family winged helix-turn-helix transcriptional regulator has protein sequence MTTATPPVPSPVTGANLGVAYFAIRKNLLEVLDDYDLTFEQSLLLNYLSRGDTPRDDLVATTAGNIKVSTAEVESHLDAAIARGLIADGLTLTAEGERLQQQITERSQPLTRTFFADIPAEDLAATARVLATLTERANAALAAS, from the coding sequence ATGACCACCGCCACTCCCCCTGTTCCGAGCCCTGTCACCGGCGCCAACCTCGGCGTCGCCTACTTCGCGATCCGCAAGAACCTGCTCGAGGTGCTCGACGACTACGACCTCACCTTCGAGCAGTCGCTCCTGCTCAACTACCTGAGCCGAGGAGACACCCCGCGGGACGATCTGGTCGCGACGACCGCCGGCAACATCAAGGTCTCCACGGCCGAGGTCGAGTCCCACCTCGACGCGGCGATCGCCCGCGGCCTGATCGCCGACGGTCTCACCCTGACCGCGGAGGGCGAGCGCCTCCAGCAGCAGATCACGGAGCGCAGTCAGCCGCTGACCAGGACGTTCTTCGCCGACATCCCGGCCGAGGACCTCGCCGCGACTGCGCGCGTCCTGGCCACCCTCACCGAACGGGCCAACGCCGCACTAGCTGCCTCCTAG
- a CDS encoding phytoene desaturase family protein, with protein MAQEKYDVVVAGGGHNGLTAAAYLSRAGLSVLVLERLDHVGGAAISAQAFEGFPTRLSRYSYLVSLLPEQIRTDLGLDIELASRQTASYSPFLDGSRATGLLVETPEGEATAASFRAVTGSDEEYAAWQSFYAEVADLARVVAPTLTSPLPTAAAIRSQVAAPIWRDLVERPLGEAIERRFTDDLVRGVVATDALIGTFAGLGEESLIQNRCFLYHLIGNGTGEWRVPVGGMGAVTGAITKAAYAGGAEVLTDATVTSIRGGAAGEGAEVTWTDSSGSHTVAADFVLAGLAPYVLDGLLGRTPSPAVKPVGAQLKINMLLQRLPRLRSGEDPNVAFAGTLHLGESYSELEKAYAEATAGSVPTEMPGEVYCHSLTDPSILGDVPPGTQTLTYFGLHAPATLFDDPATREERKAQAVERAIASLDKHLLDPISSVVARNADGEPCIEAKIPQEIEADLAMPGGHIFHGDLAWPWAPDDADLTTPATRWGVATDVGSVLLCGSGARRGGAVSGLGGHNAAQAVLELR; from the coding sequence ATGGCACAGGAGAAGTACGACGTAGTGGTGGCCGGCGGCGGTCACAACGGCCTCACCGCCGCCGCCTATCTGAGCCGGGCGGGCCTCTCCGTCCTCGTGCTGGAGCGGCTCGACCACGTCGGCGGCGCGGCGATCTCGGCGCAGGCGTTCGAGGGCTTCCCGACCCGGCTCTCGCGCTACTCCTACCTGGTCTCCCTGCTGCCCGAGCAGATCCGCACCGACCTCGGGCTCGACATCGAGCTCGCGTCGCGGCAGACCGCGTCGTACTCCCCCTTCCTCGACGGCTCCCGCGCCACCGGCCTCCTCGTGGAGACGCCGGAGGGCGAGGCCACCGCGGCAAGCTTCCGGGCGGTGACCGGGTCGGACGAGGAGTACGCCGCGTGGCAGTCGTTCTACGCCGAGGTCGCCGATCTCGCCCGGGTCGTCGCACCCACCCTCACCTCCCCGCTGCCGACCGCTGCCGCGATCCGCTCGCAAGTGGCAGCGCCGATCTGGCGCGACCTCGTCGAGCGGCCCCTGGGCGAGGCGATCGAGCGCCGGTTCACTGACGACCTGGTCCGCGGCGTGGTCGCCACCGACGCCCTGATCGGCACGTTCGCCGGCCTCGGCGAGGAGAGCCTGATCCAGAACCGCTGCTTCCTCTACCACCTGATCGGCAACGGCACCGGCGAGTGGCGCGTCCCCGTCGGCGGCATGGGCGCGGTCACCGGGGCGATCACGAAGGCGGCGTACGCAGGTGGCGCGGAGGTCCTCACCGACGCGACCGTGACCTCGATCCGCGGCGGTGCGGCCGGGGAGGGCGCCGAGGTCACCTGGACCGACTCCTCCGGCTCCCACACGGTGGCAGCCGACTTCGTGCTCGCCGGCCTGGCTCCGTACGTCCTCGACGGCCTCCTCGGCCGCACGCCTTCCCCCGCGGTCAAGCCGGTGGGTGCTCAGCTCAAGATCAACATGCTGCTCCAGCGCCTCCCCCGGCTGCGCTCGGGCGAGGACCCGAACGTCGCCTTCGCTGGCACGCTCCACCTCGGTGAGTCCTACTCGGAGCTCGAGAAGGCGTACGCCGAGGCCACCGCCGGCTCGGTGCCCACCGAGATGCCCGGCGAGGTCTACTGCCACTCGCTGACCGACCCCTCCATCCTCGGAGACGTGCCGCCCGGCACCCAGACGCTCACCTACTTCGGCCTGCACGCCCCGGCGACCCTCTTCGACGACCCGGCCACGCGCGAGGAGCGCAAGGCCCAGGCGGTCGAGCGCGCCATCGCCTCCCTCGACAAGCACCTGCTCGACCCGATCTCCTCCGTCGTCGCGCGGAACGCCGACGGCGAGCCCTGCATCGAGGCCAAGATCCCCCAGGAGATCGAGGCCGACCTGGCCATGCCCGGCGGCCACATCTTCCACGGCGACCTCGCCTGGCCCTGGGCCCCCGACGACGCCGACCTCACCACCCCCGCCACCCGCTGGGGCGTCGCCACCGACGTCGGCAGCGTCTTGCTCTGCGGCTCCGGCGCCCGCCGCGGCGGCGCCGTCTCCGGCCTCGGCGGCCACAACGCCGCCCAGGCCGTCCTGGAGCTCCGCTGA
- a CDS encoding tyrosine-type recombinase/integrase, with protein sequence MSEPLKLGEHGKVATFRERGKPYARVKVRLWSGTIRPVKRSGKTYADATRRVLDAVRDLLEQGGGPTGLTKASTFRQAHASWLASFTQLVEKGKRAESSLALYTTESERVVLPAIGDLRLGEITTPVVERFIQGVVADKGASTAKVCKSVVSNTCSHAVRQGGMTSNPVHDLTPIEATKKRKAKALRGKEIKAWLDAIDASDLGRRKDYPDLARFMLATGVRIGEALAVTWADLDLAAGTVKIEHTAYRVTGKGVVLRKVKSVTSDRALLIPSWCVSMLKERRKKMRAFDGPVFPDAKGGFRDRNNVQRDIRNIRKGTDFEWLTTHTYRKTVASTLDEAGISGRQVADQLGHSRVSMTQDTYLDRRPVNENNLRALEAIDPDATDRDEGDAGEGETTEEAGS encoded by the coding sequence ATGAGCGAGCCACTCAAGCTGGGGGAGCACGGCAAGGTTGCGACATTCCGTGAGCGTGGCAAGCCCTATGCCCGGGTCAAGGTCCGACTGTGGTCCGGGACGATCCGGCCGGTGAAGCGCTCGGGCAAGACGTACGCTGATGCGACCCGCCGCGTGCTCGATGCCGTCCGCGATCTCCTCGAGCAGGGCGGCGGCCCGACCGGGTTAACAAAGGCGTCAACGTTCCGGCAGGCCCACGCTTCTTGGCTTGCCTCGTTCACACAGCTGGTGGAGAAGGGCAAGCGGGCCGAGTCCTCGCTGGCGCTCTACACCACAGAGAGTGAACGGGTCGTGCTGCCGGCTATCGGTGACCTGCGCCTGGGGGAGATCACCACTCCGGTAGTGGAGCGGTTCATCCAAGGTGTGGTTGCTGATAAGGGGGCGTCCACGGCGAAGGTCTGCAAGTCGGTGGTCTCCAACACCTGCTCTCATGCGGTACGGCAGGGAGGGATGACGTCCAACCCGGTGCACGATCTGACGCCGATTGAGGCCACGAAGAAGCGGAAGGCCAAGGCGCTGCGCGGTAAGGAGATCAAGGCGTGGCTGGATGCGATCGACGCCAGCGACCTCGGCCGGCGCAAGGACTATCCCGATCTTGCCCGCTTCATGCTGGCGACCGGCGTACGTATCGGCGAAGCGCTCGCGGTCACTTGGGCCGATCTCGACCTGGCGGCCGGGACGGTCAAGATCGAACACACGGCGTACCGGGTGACGGGTAAGGGCGTGGTGCTGCGCAAGGTGAAGTCGGTGACGTCGGATCGTGCGCTGCTGATCCCGTCGTGGTGTGTGTCCATGCTCAAGGAGCGTCGCAAGAAGATGCGTGCCTTCGACGGTCCTGTGTTTCCGGACGCCAAGGGCGGTTTCCGCGATCGCAACAACGTCCAGCGCGATATCCGCAACATCCGGAAGGGCACAGACTTCGAGTGGCTGACGACCCACACCTACCGCAAGACGGTCGCTTCGACACTCGACGAGGCCGGCATCAGTGGGCGCCAGGTCGCCGATCAGCTCGGGCATTCGCGAGTCTCGATGACACAGGACACCTACCTCGACCGCCGGCCGGTCAACGAGAACAACCTGCGTGCGCTCGAGGCGATCGACCCCGACGCGACAGACCGTGACGAAGGCGACGCAGGCGAAGGCGAAACCACCGAGGAGGCGGGATCGTGA
- a CDS encoding helix-turn-helix transcriptional regulator, with protein MSEIKMPTDRLWSVQDVSEYLGMPVHTIYAWRSAGYGPPGRRMGKRLRYRPEDVRAWVESLPTEVVA; from the coding sequence ATGAGTGAGATCAAGATGCCCACCGATCGGCTGTGGTCGGTGCAGGACGTGAGCGAGTACCTCGGGATGCCCGTTCACACCATCTACGCGTGGCGATCGGCCGGCTATGGGCCTCCGGGGCGACGGATGGGGAAGCGGCTGCGCTACCGGCCAGAAGATGTCCGGGCCTGGGTGGAGTCTCTCCCGACTGAGGTGGTCGCATGA
- a CDS encoding replication initiator yields MTSTTADAPGIHSDASSSGSGFPGFGEDAPLDLSGLTPAGFQAVTSRLLDKTFDAFAETAAAVKNCAHPIRLTGRSRTFERSEVSELRAALYKTYGPGQVALGEPVGSFSSDEAPLGVLYRPCGNRRADVCPSCSRTYARDTFAMIDAGLSGGKTVSATVADNPLLFATLTAPSFGTHVHRHDNAGKRCRPRARDKGARCPHGRPISCHKVHSATDAVVGAPFCPDCHDWTTAIVWQWWAPELWRRTTIELKRALAKKLDVPESRLGKVASVQFVKVAEYQTRGLVHFHALLRLDGNDGPGSPAPLDGIDLAQLLAETIAKVTFEAPPVDHTGVTRVLSWGSQVDIRVVRDGDRTDDPDAALTPGQVAGYLAKYASKDVSSIRLEDTTRPHLARLTSTCHDIFETSDALYGGQDNPYELIKKWAHMLGFRGHFSTKSRRYSITLGRLRRARARYQQLVTDARRNGESLEAISTAELEARLLAEDDEETTLVIGEWAYQGSGWTNAGDEALALAAAARAREYDQWKAQTKNANR; encoded by the coding sequence GTGACCTCGACGACCGCTGATGCTCCGGGCATCCACAGTGACGCATCCTCCTCCGGCTCTGGGTTTCCGGGGTTCGGGGAGGATGCGCCGCTGGATCTGTCCGGCCTCACCCCCGCCGGCTTCCAAGCCGTCACCTCCCGGCTGCTCGACAAGACCTTCGACGCCTTCGCGGAGACCGCGGCCGCGGTGAAGAACTGCGCCCACCCCATCCGGCTGACCGGCCGATCGCGAACCTTCGAACGCTCCGAGGTCTCCGAGCTGCGCGCTGCGCTCTACAAGACCTACGGACCCGGCCAGGTCGCCCTAGGGGAGCCGGTGGGGTCGTTCTCCTCCGATGAGGCACCGCTGGGTGTGCTCTACCGGCCCTGCGGCAACCGACGAGCCGACGTTTGCCCCTCGTGCTCGAGGACCTATGCCCGGGACACGTTCGCGATGATCGACGCCGGCCTCTCCGGTGGCAAGACCGTCTCCGCCACCGTGGCAGACAACCCGCTGCTCTTCGCCACCCTGACCGCGCCCTCCTTCGGGACCCACGTCCACCGCCACGACAACGCCGGCAAACGCTGCCGACCCCGCGCCCGTGACAAAGGGGCCCGCTGTCCCCACGGCCGGCCGATCTCGTGTCACAAGGTCCACTCCGCCACCGATGCCGTTGTTGGTGCGCCGTTCTGTCCCGACTGTCACGACTGGACCACCGCGATCGTGTGGCAGTGGTGGGCACCCGAGCTGTGGCGCCGTACGACGATCGAGCTCAAACGGGCTCTGGCCAAGAAGCTCGACGTCCCCGAGTCCCGTCTGGGCAAGGTGGCCTCGGTCCAGTTCGTTAAGGTCGCTGAGTACCAGACCCGAGGCCTGGTCCACTTCCATGCCCTGCTCCGCCTCGACGGCAACGACGGCCCCGGATCGCCGGCACCCCTGGACGGGATCGACCTCGCCCAACTCCTGGCCGAGACCATCGCCAAGGTCACCTTCGAAGCGCCTCCGGTCGACCACACCGGCGTCACCCGGGTTCTCTCGTGGGGCAGCCAGGTTGATATCCGGGTCGTGCGTGATGGTGACCGCACCGACGACCCCGATGCTGCTCTGACCCCGGGGCAAGTGGCCGGCTATCTGGCCAAGTACGCCAGCAAAGACGTCTCCTCGATTCGCCTCGAGGACACCACCCGGCCCCATCTGGCGCGGCTGACCTCGACGTGTCACGACATCTTCGAGACCTCCGATGCGCTCTATGGCGGCCAGGACAACCCGTACGAGCTGATCAAGAAGTGGGCCCACATGCTCGGGTTCCGTGGCCACTTCTCGACCAAGTCGCGGCGGTACTCGATCACCTTGGGCCGGCTCCGTCGTGCCCGCGCCCGCTATCAGCAGCTGGTGACAGACGCGCGCCGTAACGGGGAATCCCTCGAGGCGATCTCCACCGCCGAACTGGAAGCCAGGCTCCTGGCCGAAGACGACGAGGAAACCACCCTCGTGATCGGTGAGTGGGCCTACCAAGGCTCCGGATGGACCAACGCCGGCGACGAAGCGCTCGCTCTCGCAGCTGCTGCGCGCGCCCGCGAGTACGACCAGTGGAAAGCCCAGACGAAGAACGCCAATCGATGA
- a CDS encoding WhiB family transcriptional regulator, whose protein sequence is MSTPAWMNDAACATREARGLPWTTDTLELPEVVVDLMRSTCDDCLVRSACNAYVIAEGVSGGMWAGTDRDTHRRPTPVSPQPKPEPAPGPLPRAMPIYDRDGELVDHQLVLFPWTNGLGGAA, encoded by the coding sequence ATGAGTACGCCGGCATGGATGAACGACGCAGCCTGCGCCACCCGCGAGGCTCGGGGTCTGCCCTGGACCACCGACACCCTCGAGCTGCCGGAGGTCGTGGTCGACCTGATGCGGTCCACATGCGACGACTGCCTCGTCCGTTCCGCCTGCAACGCCTACGTCATCGCTGAAGGTGTTTCTGGTGGCATGTGGGCCGGTACCGACCGCGACACCCACCGCCGCCCGACCCCGGTCAGCCCCCAACCGAAGCCGGAGCCGGCCCCTGGGCCGCTGCCTCGTGCCATGCCCATCTACGACCGAGACGGCGAGCTCGTCGACCACCAGCTCGTGCTGTTCCCCTGGACCAACGGCCTGGGCGGTGCGGCATGA